In a genomic window of Gemmatimonadota bacterium:
- a CDS encoding TIM barrel protein, which produces MVADGAAAGWDGVEGLKIDSGDDLVAKANLARKNGLHLVNVGGPSPLDRVRYNIALGNDAAEVPSCRRAMWGGDDPSDEDVENAARSLDDVLAYCTAHNVKGFHHAHMRTLIETVEDAERLMTAAPDLWLLYDTGHMLAAGSDPMQVFERDVLRNRIGHVHLKDVHANDPASWNHRTGQFNEEARFAELGAGNMGFDARAALEKLEEVGYDGWVSVELDRPYPPKPPAEAAKSNREYLRGIGY; this is translated from the coding sequence GTGGTGGCTGACGGGGCGGCGGCGGGGTGGGATGGGGTTGAGGGGTTGAAGATCGACAGTGGCGATGATCTGGTTGCTAAAGCCAATTTGGCGAGGAAGAATGGTTTGCATCTGGTCAATGTGGGAGGACCGAGTCCGCTTGATCGGGTTCGGTACAATATCGCGTTGGGTAATGATGCGGCAGAGGTGCCGTCGTGTCGTCGCGCGATGTGGGGGGGCGATGATCCGAGCGATGAAGATGTTGAAAATGCGGCTCGTTCGCTCGATGATGTGCTGGCATATTGCACGGCGCACAATGTGAAGGGTTTTCACCACGCGCATATGCGGACGTTGATCGAGACGGTTGAGGATGCCGAGAGATTGATGACGGCAGCGCCCGATTTGTGGTTGCTCTACGATACGGGACACATGCTGGCGGCGGGTAGCGATCCGATGCAGGTTTTTGAACGCGATGTGTTGCGGAATCGGATCGGGCATGTGCATTTGAAGGATGTGCACGCCAATGATCCCGCGTCATGGAATCACCGCACAGGGCAGTTTAATGAGGAAGCGCGATTTGCAGAACTCGGCGCAGGGAATATGGGATTTGACGCACGGGCAGCGCTGGAGAAGTTAGAAGAAGTGGGCTATGATGGGTGGGTGTCCGTAGAGCTTGACCGCCCGTATCCGCCCAAACCCCCGGCAGAAGCGGCAAAGTCTAACCGCGAGTATCTGCGGGGGATTGGGTATTGA
- a CDS encoding sulfatase encodes MTQSPNILFCIADDQSWPHASAYGCPWVNTPAFDRVAREGILFNNAFTPNAKCAPSRAAILTGRYSWQLQEACNHLCFFPSDYATYPELFKDAGYATGFTGKGWAPGEPGTYPDGSPRKLVGPEHSDLKLNPPTKSIANIDYAANFATFLNAKPDDQPFCFWYGGREPHRGYEYGSGVRLGEKSLSDIDEVPPCWPATEDVKNDILDYAFEIEWFDKHLGQILDILEERGELDNTLIMVTSDNGMPFPRMKGQLYEIAYHMPLAAMWKDAIEPGRIVDDLVNFVDFAPTFLEAAGIDIHPQITGKSLMSIFKSSKSGIIDPHRTALISGKERHDICRPGTVGYPIRGIRDHHHLYLRNFEPDRWPAGNPEVYYRNIDDSPTKTRVVEEKEQGNETYWQLCMGKRPKEELYDIQADPHCITNLVESADHQTIKNTLWQKLRKTLKQHGDPRMEGRGHIFDEYPVTNPEQEQRVKERFRIANETGTFFKSN; translated from the coding sequence ATGACACAAAGCCCAAACATCCTCTTCTGCATTGCCGACGACCAATCCTGGCCCCACGCCAGTGCTTATGGCTGTCCCTGGGTCAACACCCCGGCATTTGACCGCGTTGCACGCGAAGGCATCCTCTTCAACAACGCCTTCACGCCCAATGCCAAATGCGCCCCATCCAGAGCCGCCATCCTCACCGGTCGCTATTCCTGGCAACTTCAAGAAGCCTGCAATCACCTCTGCTTTTTCCCATCGGACTACGCCACCTATCCCGAACTTTTCAAAGACGCCGGATACGCCACGGGATTCACCGGCAAAGGCTGGGCACCGGGCGAACCGGGAACTTATCCAGATGGCTCACCGCGCAAACTCGTTGGCCCCGAACACAGCGACCTCAAACTCAATCCCCCCACAAAAAGCATCGCCAATATAGACTACGCCGCCAATTTCGCAACTTTTCTCAATGCCAAACCCGACGACCAGCCCTTCTGCTTCTGGTATGGCGGCAGAGAACCCCACCGCGGCTACGAATACGGCTCTGGCGTACGCCTCGGGGAAAAATCCCTCTCTGACATCGACGAAGTACCCCCCTGCTGGCCGGCAACCGAAGACGTCAAAAACGACATACTCGACTACGCCTTTGAAATCGAATGGTTCGACAAACACCTTGGCCAAATCCTCGACATCCTCGAAGAACGCGGCGAACTCGACAACACCCTCATCATGGTCACCTCGGACAATGGCATGCCCTTTCCGCGCATGAAAGGTCAACTCTACGAAATAGCCTACCACATGCCACTGGCCGCCATGTGGAAAGACGCGATCGAACCGGGCCGAATAGTTGACGATCTCGTCAATTTCGTTGACTTTGCTCCCACCTTCCTCGAAGCTGCGGGCATCGACATCCATCCCCAAATCACTGGCAAAAGCCTCATGTCCATCTTCAAATCCAGCAAATCGGGCATCATCGACCCGCATCGCACCGCTCTCATCTCGGGCAAAGAACGCCACGACATCTGTCGTCCCGGCACCGTGGGCTATCCCATCCGCGGCATCCGCGACCACCATCACCTCTACCTGCGAAACTTTGAACCCGACCGCTGGCCAGCCGGCAATCCCGAAGTCTATTACCGCAACATAGACGACTCACCCACCAAAACGCGCGTCGTCGAAGAAAAAGAACAGGGTAATGAGACCTACTGGCAACTCTGCATGGGCAAACGCCCCAAAGAAGAACTCTACGATATCCAGGCCGATCCCCACTGCATCACCAACCTCGTCGAAAGCGCCGACCACCAGACCATCAAAAACACGCTCTGGCAAAAACTTCGCAAAACCCTCAAACAACACGGCGATCCCCGCATGGAAGGCCGCGGCCACATCTTTGACGAATACCCCGTCACCAACCCAGAACAAGAACAGAGAGTCAAAGAACGGTTCCGCATCGCCAACGAAACGGGTACTTTCTTTAAAAGCAATTAG